In Pleurocapsa sp. PCC 7319, the following are encoded in one genomic region:
- a CDS encoding DUF4346 domain-containing protein: MPTTINTNHLKAIDDQLSKRPIALDPGGYYIIYVDREAELICAKHYTNIINEKGLAVDPNTGKVIACGGEKVERVAETLYTARTAKELCVKVIEEPQPCPITMLDHAAYLGREFTRAEYALVNGTEYIQD; encoded by the coding sequence ATGCCGACTACGATTAATACCAATCATTTAAAAGCTATAGATGATCAGCTTTCTAAACGTCCGATTGCTCTAGATCCTGGTGGCTATTACATCATTTATGTGGATCGAGAAGCAGAATTAATCTGTGCCAAACACTATACCAATATCATCAACGAAAAAGGTTTGGCAGTAGACCCCAATACAGGAAAGGTAATTGCCTGCGGGGGTGAAAAAGTAGAGCGTGTTGCAGAGACACTCTATACAGCTAGAACGGCTAAAGAACTTTGTGTCAAGGTAATTGAAGAACCTCAACCCTGCCCGATTACAATGTTAGATCATGCTGCCTATTTAGGTCGAGAATTTACCAGGGCTGAGTATGCTTTAGTTAACGGTACTGAGTATATTCAGGATTAA
- the psb32 gene encoding photosystem II repair protein Psb32, translating into MKPYKLSLMPIKQASLRLKTWIVSSLLMVLAISCLAAPAIATGLFDLPNFDAERVWVVDTADAISASNEGKLSKTFKQFANETGQEIRMVAIRRLDYGETVDSLAEEIFKDWYPSTEAQANQTLLVLDTLTNNVAIRTGESAQELVNADIATSIVDETVGYNIRKGDKYNQAFIDAGDRLVAVLSGQEDPGPPVMEDEIQIEGTFTTAEDTDQGSATIWVVGFLIVATIIPMATYYWYVGFGN; encoded by the coding sequence ATGAAACCATATAAACTATCCCTGATGCCCATTAAACAGGCTAGTCTGCGTCTAAAGACCTGGATTGTTTCCAGCTTATTGATGGTATTGGCGATTTCCTGTTTAGCAGCACCAGCGATCGCTACTGGCTTATTTGATTTACCCAATTTTGATGCAGAAAGAGTTTGGGTGGTTGACACGGCTGATGCTATTAGTGCTTCTAACGAAGGTAAGCTAAGTAAAACTTTCAAACAATTTGCTAACGAAACGGGTCAAGAGATCAGAATGGTAGCAATCCGTCGCTTAGACTATGGAGAAACTGTAGATAGTCTAGCAGAGGAAATATTTAAAGATTGGTATCCTAGTACTGAAGCCCAAGCTAACCAAACTTTACTGGTATTAGATACCTTAACTAACAACGTTGCTATCCGCACTGGAGAATCAGCTCAAGAATTGGTCAATGCAGATATTGCTACCAGTATTGTTGATGAAACTGTGGGCTACAATATCCGCAAAGGGGATAAATACAACCAAGCCTTTATTGATGCAGGCGATCGCTTAGTAGCTGTACTTTCTGGTCAAGAAGATCCAGGTCCTCCAGTTATGGAAGATGAAATTCAAATCGAGGGTACATTTACCACAGCGGAAGATACTGACCAAGGTAGTGCAACTATTTGGGTAGTAGGTTTTTTGATAGTTGCTACCATTATCCCTATGGCAACCTACTATTGGTACGTCGGATTTGGTAATTAA
- a CDS encoding photosystem I reaction center subunit XI has product MDAITSGGDPQVGNLATPLNSSDFSTSLIRNLPAYREGLAPLRRGLEVGMAHGYLLYGPFLVLGPLRNTENADIAALLASIGLVAILTLCLSLYASAMGGKPSETLTAPKVPAAFASKEGWSEFGTGFFLGGTGGAFFAYFLLSSAYLGDIKSLMGL; this is encoded by the coding sequence ATGGATGCAATCACATCTGGTGGAGATCCTCAAGTAGGAAATTTGGCTACTCCCCTAAATTCGTCTGATTTTAGTACATCTTTAATCCGCAATTTACCTGCTTACCGCGAAGGTTTAGCACCACTTCGTCGTGGGTTAGAAGTAGGAATGGCGCATGGATATTTGTTATACGGTCCTTTTCTGGTATTAGGTCCATTACGTAACACTGAAAATGCAGACATTGCAGCTTTACTAGCTTCTATTGGTCTGGTAGCAATTTTGACCTTATGTTTGTCTCTCTATGCTAGTGCAATGGGTGGTAAACCGAGTGAAACTCTAACTGCTCCTAAAGTTCCTGCTGCATTTGCCTCTAAAGAAGGCTGGAGCGAATTTGGTACTGGTTTCTTTCTTGGCGGTACTGGTGGAGCATTCTTCGCTTATTTCTTGCTCTCCTCAGCTTATTTAGGAGATATCAAATCACTCATGGGTCTTTAA
- a CDS encoding photosystem I reaction center subunit VIII, which translates to MIGDYAASWLPVAMVPLVGIVGAAVSMALLFIYIEGEAEA; encoded by the coding sequence ATGATTGGCGATTACGCAGCTTCCTGGTTACCAGTTGCTATGGTTCCTCTTGTGGGCATAGTAGGTGCAGCAGTTTCTATGGCACTTTTATTTATCTATATTGAAGGTGAAGCCGAGGCTTAA
- a CDS encoding EI24 domain-containing protein, which produces MLKTLKKILGGFGTLDGATYPLKALITFIKNPGLFKYIAIPILVNIIVAIALYSGLLYFGWQIVDGVQSDLTLWLNQLIANLPQWLGFLSYIVSGLIALIRLCLIVILLIATGFLLTQFGVLLGAPWYGQLSEQLEKLRTGKVELVELNIISDLGRAILYELKKLVLIAVVGIPLLFINLFPGVGTLVSTVGSFTLTTTIVCLDFLDSYLERRRLPFRRKLAIVFKNLPATGSFGLVCLGLISIPLVNLITIPLCVASGTLFICDRVSRPVK; this is translated from the coding sequence ATGCTAAAGACGTTAAAGAAAATATTAGGTGGATTTGGAACCCTTGATGGTGCGACTTATCCCTTAAAAGCCTTAATAACTTTTATCAAAAATCCTGGATTATTCAAATATATTGCCATACCGATTCTGGTGAATATTATAGTTGCGATCGCGCTTTACAGCGGATTACTTTATTTTGGTTGGCAAATTGTTGATGGAGTACAAAGTGATCTCACTTTATGGTTAAATCAACTCATTGCTAACCTACCTCAGTGGTTAGGATTTTTAAGCTATATTGTTTCAGGTTTAATAGCTTTAATACGTTTATGCCTAATCGTAATTCTCCTGATTGCCACGGGTTTTTTGCTAACTCAATTTGGCGTATTGTTGGGGGCACCTTGGTATGGTCAACTTTCTGAACAACTAGAAAAACTCCGCACAGGTAAAGTGGAACTAGTTGAATTAAATATAATTAGTGATTTGGGTCGGGCAATTTTATATGAGTTAAAGAAGTTAGTATTGATCGCTGTGGTCGGAATTCCGTTACTATTCATTAATCTCTTTCCTGGGGTAGGTACGCTAGTTTCTACTGTAGGTTCATTCACCCTGACTACCACGATTGTCTGTCTCGATTTTCTTGATTCTTACCTAGAAAGAAGGCGACTACCTTTTCGTCGGAAGTTAGCTATTGTCTTCAAAAATTTACCTGCTACTGGCAGTTTTGGCTTAGTATGTTTGGGGTTAATTAGTATTCCTTTGGTTAACTTAATTACTATTCCTTTGTGTGTCGCTTCTGGAACATTGTTTATTTGCGATCGCGTCAGCCGACCTGTAAAATAA
- a CDS encoding serine/threonine-protein kinase — protein MLNRILRQRYKIIQKIGSGAFGDTYLAIDLDYVPQRQCVVKHLSPKNPDPQAIAIAKRLFKEEAKSLSSLGKHDQIPQLYSYFEENGQFYLVQEFIGGHNLASELESGKRWNEAQTVNLMQELLQLLTLVHHEDKIHRDIKPTNIMRRDRDGKLVLIDFGAVKEILTVDRQEKTVGIGTGSYMAPEQAQGYPGKYSDVYAVGILAIKALTGLASPELPHNSDRLKQTLAELQIKIDPELESVLSKMISFQPQNRFPDASSALKALVNTGLVESEPAASPTVTQTTIEKVKTQSRKSNSPQKLLLTLLGAIALLGTGVYTSRILNQPNYNQLEAYLQNKQWQKADEETDQILLKIAGDDSALNLKSINKFPCESLRKINQLWTEHSDGRFGFSPQKQVYVETGNTPGDYIEATYQAFGDRVGWRTFGSWSLSGDLMYTDIAPLGHLPSPGKEIADKPNLRWRERQLLLSRVDQCEL, from the coding sequence ATGCTTAATCGTATTCTTCGCCAAAGATACAAAATTATTCAAAAAATAGGTAGTGGAGCTTTTGGAGATACCTATCTGGCGATTGACCTAGACTATGTTCCTCAACGTCAATGTGTGGTTAAACATCTTTCTCCGAAAAATCCCGATCCTCAAGCAATAGCGATCGCCAAAAGACTATTTAAAGAGGAAGCAAAGTCTTTATCAAGCTTAGGGAAACACGATCAAATACCTCAGCTCTATTCTTACTTTGAAGAAAATGGACAATTTTATTTAGTACAGGAATTTATCGGCGGGCACAACTTAGCTTCAGAACTTGAGTCTGGAAAAAGATGGAATGAAGCTCAAACCGTTAATCTTATGCAAGAATTGCTACAACTTTTAACTTTGGTGCATCATGAAGACAAAATTCATCGAGATATTAAACCTACCAATATCATGCGTCGCGATCGCGATGGAAAATTAGTTTTAATTGATTTTGGAGCAGTCAAAGAAATTTTAACTGTTGATCGACAGGAAAAAACGGTTGGTATTGGTACAGGTTCTTATATGGCTCCCGAACAGGCACAGGGCTATCCTGGAAAATACAGTGATGTATATGCAGTCGGAATATTGGCTATCAAAGCTCTTACAGGTTTGGCATCTCCAGAATTGCCTCATAATTCAGATCGATTAAAACAAACTTTAGCTGAATTACAAATAAAGATTGACCCTGAACTAGAATCTGTTTTGAGTAAGATGATTAGCTTTCAACCCCAGAATCGATTTCCTGATGCTAGTTCAGCACTTAAAGCACTCGTTAACACCGGTCTTGTCGAATCTGAACCAGCAGCTTCCCCCACTGTTACTCAAACCACTATTGAAAAAGTCAAAACTCAGTCTAGAAAATCTAATTCACCTCAAAAATTATTATTAACTTTATTGGGTGCGATCGCTCTATTGGGAACAGGAGTTTACACTTCGCGAATTTTAAATCAGCCTAACTATAATCAACTAGAAGCATATTTGCAAAATAAACAATGGCAAAAAGCTGACGAAGAGACAGATCAAATCCTGTTGAAAATTGCTGGTGACGATAGTGCCTTAAACCTAAAATCAATTAACAAATTTCCCTGTGAATCGTTACGTAAAATCAATCAACTATGGACAGAGCATAGTGATGGGCGTTTCGGATTTAGTCCTCAAAAGCAAGTCTATGTAGAAACAGGAAATACCCCAGGTGATTACATAGAAGCAACTTATCAAGCCTTTGGTGATCGAGTTGGGTGGAGAACTTTTGGCTCTTGGAGTTTATCTGGCGATCTTATGTATACCGATATTGCTCCATTGGGACATCTTCCTAGTCCCGGAAAAGAGATTGCTGACAAGCCAAATTTGCGCTGGAGGGAAAGGCAACTTCTACTATCACGAGTCGATCAATGTGAATTATAG
- a CDS encoding FHA domain-containing protein: MIGEYPYLEVTKPDGMQYAVTLENFIPQQTTENVYISIGRQSNNHIVLNDPQKKISRHHCSLQYQNNRWWIVDNGSANGTFLQREIDQPEIDVRSEDAIALRSGDYILILGALSSTNQPIFWRLEFIDPGETNQVTSMQAIHTLEYSLSRQMLYRNIVRRRDSISLGEQERCLIDYMSRKNHYHQNHPAICEYDELIQAVWQDDTFGRDRKAINHLVWRIRDKIELDSGEPQFLKTIKGRGYCLDIKIID; this comes from the coding sequence ATGATTGGAGAATATCCGTATTTAGAAGTTACTAAACCCGATGGAATGCAGTATGCTGTCACTCTTGAAAATTTTATCCCTCAGCAAACAACCGAAAATGTTTATATTTCCATCGGGCGACAAAGCAATAATCATATTGTTCTGAACGATCCGCAAAAGAAAATATCTCGACATCATTGTTCTTTGCAATACCAAAATAATCGATGGTGGATTGTAGATAACGGTAGTGCTAATGGTACTTTTCTACAACGAGAAATAGATCAACCAGAAATTGATGTCCGTTCTGAAGATGCGATCGCACTTAGGAGCGGTGATTATATTTTGATTTTAGGAGCATTAAGTTCAACAAATCAACCGATATTCTGGCGACTAGAATTTATCGATCCGGGAGAAACTAACCAAGTGACCAGTATGCAAGCTATTCACACTTTAGAATATAGTCTTAGTCGCCAAATGTTATACCGTAATATTGTTCGTCGTCGAGATTCTATATCCTTGGGAGAACAAGAACGCTGTTTAATAGACTATATGAGCCGTAAAAATCACTATCATCAGAATCACCCAGCAATTTGTGAATACGATGAATTAATTCAAGCAGTATGGCAGGATGACACTTTTGGTAGGGATAGAAAAGCCATTAATCATTTAGTTTGGCGCATTAGAGACAAAATCGAGTTGGACTCAGGTGAACCTCAATTTCTAAAAACTATCAAAGGTAGAGGTTATTGTTTAGATATCAAAATCATTGATTGA
- a CDS encoding COP23 domain-containing protein: MNTKLYTPITLTLIIFGCISTSLLLSLSGNAEIKVKESQTEYDIPKTGKVEPTKDRVTFSCGETVNRASGENIPATVAYVPQRQITIPIIAWESNYIPVWDAQRRCETVSSKFQTFYEDGRLNYLTNGVNQGYPIICAVLEKGQLCKGEDQLFQVKPSSNPREILLSLNELLEGKTSQPLYQIGDKQVYVSIEDLLNNTSTVDEKNSGG, translated from the coding sequence ATGAATACCAAACTTTATACCCCAATAACTTTAACTTTAATAATTTTTGGTTGTATTTCTACTTCACTATTATTAAGTCTGTCAGGTAATGCAGAGATTAAGGTTAAAGAATCGCAAACAGAGTATGACATTCCCAAGACAGGAAAAGTTGAACCAACCAAGGATCGCGTCACTTTTTCTTGCGGTGAAACTGTCAATCGCGCGAGTGGCGAAAATATTCCAGCCACAGTAGCCTATGTTCCCCAAAGACAAATCACAATCCCCATTATTGCCTGGGAATCAAATTATATTCCAGTATGGGATGCTCAAAGAAGATGTGAAACTGTATCGTCTAAGTTTCAGACCTTTTATGAAGATGGACGTTTGAACTATTTAACTAACGGAGTCAATCAAGGATATCCCATAATTTGCGCGGTGCTTGAAAAAGGACAACTCTGTAAAGGGGAAGATCAATTATTTCAAGTCAAACCTAGTAGCAATCCGAGAGAGATTTTACTTAGTTTAAATGAATTGTTAGAAGGGAAAACTTCTCAACCCCTGTATCAAATTGGAGATAAGCAGGTATATGTTTCGATTGAAGATTTGTTGAACAATACATCCACTGTTGATGAAAAAAACAGCGGGGGATGA
- a CDS encoding tetratricopeptide repeat protein, with product MKCYLSLIASLVLFPTVFIPTSITAKSELIAQDISPGLKQYTRSISVKISTADNGGSGVIIGKQGNNYLVLTNHHVISGNENKITLKTPDDTNHQATLLTNFQSEDDIALLQFSSDRTYNLADIGKVTPIVEQKMIAVGYSGETGEFVTQPGRVENLLERSLQEGYQLGYSSDILSGMSGGAIVNIEGELIGINGISAFPILNTGYQYEDGTTPSPSEIEQLRQLSWGIPINSLLAKINPEIITAYNLPLPETVADLGNTQLTGWLGELENKAKQITVRIDSSSGANGSGIIVAKEGNTYAVITADHVVCEQDDGNKCINYNYEIIAPDGNKYPLDASKIERQEGVDLAVVRFNSPENYQIAQLANYPLTKDDAVFVAGYPQLSRNTPPQWRFSLGYGLEREQGLLNIKDSSLSTDSSGLTQSQGSLAGGYEMVYTSITYGGMSGGAVLDLAGRVIGIHGLAEGETALDSQSGSAKQIQLGYSLGIPINTFIGLADRFKLNSPLPIENKRSPELNPAKKEAFEAAILSTEIPQSNAGAERWLVRGNQLWRLKRYEEAVQAFDKAITLNPEFIHLAHYGKGLALSAEEKDESALASIEKAVEMRSDFVPAFLTKSVILRESNRFDEALVNIERAISLPQNDTSRANLYNEKGIILADLKRYAEADAAYQQAIKLNPLSSFYLNRGNLYSDQGKTELALADYNRAIKINPNHAHSYYNRGVVYQDQGKTELALAEYNQVIKVNPNLALAYNNRGLIYNDQGETELALADYNQAIKLDPEFALAYSNRGGFYDDQGKPELALADFNQAIKVDPEFALAYSNRGVFYDDRGKTELALADLNRAIKLDPNYAPAYSNRGGLYTEQKKVELALSDLNRAIELDPNYAPAYINRGLLYARQKKVELALSNYNRAIELDPQSALAYSNRGTLYEQQEKDDKDDLALSDYNLAIKLDPNYATAYYNRGSFYSDRGKLELALADFNRAIKINPEYALAYDNRGLLYNDRGKTELALADYNQAIKLAPESALTYNNRGVLYEQQGKDDLALADLNQAIKLAPEYANAYVNRGNLYKEQGEVETALADYDRAIKLDPENANAYNSRGVLYEQQGKDDLALPDLNQAIKLAPEYANAYSNRGVLYHDREEIELALADYDRAIEINPNYADAHFNRGNLYQEQGKVELALADYKKAIKIDPNLAQAYYNRGLLYSDQGKVELALADFNQAIQLNPKYADAYNNRSVLYANQGKIDLALSDLNQAIQFNPNLANAYGNRGTIYFEDGKTELALSDYNRAIKINPESVEAHFNRGNLYKEQGEIELALSDYDRAIEINPNLAQAYLTRGALYANQGKSELALSDYDRAIEINPKYADAYINRGNFYYNQGEVETALTDYGRAIKINPNLALAYNNRGNLYKEQGKIELALSDYDRAIEINPNYAAAHFNRGNLYKEQGKIELALSDYDQAIEINPNLAQVYLNRGIVYYNQGELETALADYDQAIKINPNLALAYSNRGVLYHDREEIELALADYDQAIEINPNYANAHFNRGNLYKEQGEVETALADYDRAIKINPSFASAYNNRGHVYFDQGKTELALSDYNRAIQLDPDLPNPYFLRGELYTKQGKTELALADYNQAIKLNPEFAEAYAGLGKLQMSMGNKETARSNLQKAEQLFISQDKTAEAEKVNNILKKIP from the coding sequence ATGAAATGCTATCTATCCCTAATCGCTTCTCTCGTTCTATTCCCCACTGTTTTTATACCCACATCCATTACTGCTAAAAGCGAATTAATTGCCCAGGACATCTCCCCTGGATTAAAGCAATATACTCGTTCAATCTCGGTTAAAATTTCCACTGCGGATAATGGTGGTTCTGGTGTCATCATCGGCAAACAGGGGAATAATTATTTAGTGCTGACCAACCACCACGTCATTAGCGGTAATGAAAATAAAATTACGCTTAAAACTCCTGATGACACAAACCATCAAGCAACTCTATTAACTAATTTTCAATCTGAAGATGATATCGCCTTACTGCAATTTAGCAGCGATCGCACCTATAACTTAGCTGATATCGGGAAAGTAACGCCGATAGTCGAGCAAAAGATGATTGCGGTAGGTTACTCAGGTGAAACAGGAGAATTTGTTACTCAGCCGGGAAGAGTGGAAAATCTACTAGAGCGATCGCTTCAAGAAGGTTATCAACTAGGCTACAGCAGCGATATTTTGTCAGGAATGAGTGGTGGTGCGATCGTTAATATTGAAGGAGAGTTAATTGGTATTAATGGTATTAGTGCTTTTCCTATTTTAAATACGGGATACCAATATGAAGATGGCACTACACCCAGCCCCTCAGAAATCGAACAATTAAGACAACTTAGTTGGGGTATTCCCATCAATAGCTTGTTGGCTAAAATCAATCCCGAAATTATTACAGCCTACAATTTACCCCTACCCGAAACGGTAGCCGATCTCGGTAATACTCAGTTAACGGGATGGTTAGGAGAATTAGAGAATAAAGCCAAACAAATTACAGTCAGAATCGATAGTAGCAGCGGAGCAAATGGTTCGGGGATAATTGTAGCTAAGGAAGGAAATACTTATGCTGTTATAACTGCCGATCATGTAGTTTGTGAACAAGACGATGGGAATAAGTGTATTAATTACAACTACGAAATAATTGCTCCTGATGGCAATAAATATCCTCTAGATGCTAGCAAGATTGAGAGACAAGAGGGTGTAGATTTAGCGGTAGTTAGGTTTAATAGCCCTGAGAATTATCAAATTGCTCAATTAGCCAACTATCCCTTAACCAAAGATGATGCGGTATTTGTTGCAGGATATCCTCAGCTAAGTAGAAATACACCACCCCAATGGCGATTTAGTCTCGGATATGGTTTGGAGAGAGAGCAAGGATTGTTAAATATTAAAGATAGTTCTTTATCTACTGATAGTTCTGGTTTAACACAAAGTCAGGGGAGTTTAGCGGGTGGATACGAAATGGTTTACACCAGTATCACCTATGGGGGGATGAGTGGCGGTGCTGTATTAGATTTAGCAGGAAGAGTGATTGGTATTCATGGGTTAGCAGAGGGAGAAACCGCTTTAGACAGTCAAAGTGGCTCGGCAAAACAAATCCAGTTGGGCTATAGTTTGGGAATTCCGATTAATACTTTTATTGGATTAGCAGATAGATTTAAGCTTAATTCCCCATTACCGATAGAAAATAAGCGATCGCCAGAATTAAATCCAGCGAAAAAAGAAGCTTTTGAAGCAGCAATTCTCAGTACAGAAATACCTCAAAGTAACGCAGGGGCAGAAAGATGGTTAGTAAGAGGTAATCAACTGTGGCGACTAAAACGTTATGAAGAAGCAGTACAAGCTTTCGATAAAGCCATTACCCTAAATCCTGAATTTATCCACTTGGCTCATTATGGTAAAGGTTTGGCTTTATCTGCTGAAGAAAAAGACGAATCTGCATTAGCAAGTATAGAAAAAGCAGTGGAGATGAGATCGGATTTTGTACCTGCTTTTCTCACTAAGAGTGTAATTTTAAGGGAATCAAATCGCTTTGATGAAGCTTTAGTTAATATCGAGCGAGCTATCTCGTTGCCACAAAATGATACTAGTAGAGCTAATTTATACAACGAAAAAGGTATTATTCTAGCAGACTTAAAACGATATGCAGAAGCCGACGCTGCTTATCAACAAGCTATTAAGCTTAATCCCCTCTCTAGTTTCTATCTCAATCGGGGTAATCTTTACTCTGACCAAGGAAAAACCGAATTAGCTTTAGCTGACTACAATCGGGCAATTAAAATTAATCCTAACCATGCTCATAGTTACTACAATCGGGGTGTTGTTTATCAAGACCAAGGAAAAACCGAATTAGCTCTCGCTGAGTATAATCAGGTGATTAAAGTTAATCCTAACTTGGCTCTTGCTTACAACAATCGAGGTCTTATTTACAACGACCAAGGAGAAACCGAATTAGCTCTCGCTGACTATAACCAGGCAATTAAACTCGATCCTGAATTTGCTCTAGCTTATAGCAATCGGGGTGGGTTTTACGACGATCAAGGAAAACCAGAATTAGCCTTGGCTGACTTTAACCAGGCGATTAAAGTTGATCCTGAATTTGCTCTAGCTTATAGCAATCGGGGTGTATTTTACGATGACCGAGGAAAAACTGAATTAGCCCTAGCTGACTTGAACCGAGCCATTAAACTCGATCCTAACTATGCTCCTGCTTATAGTAATCGAGGTGGGCTTTACACCGAACAAAAAAAAGTAGAATTAGCCCTCTCTGACTTGAACCGAGCCATTGAACTCGATCCTAACTATGCTCCTGCTTATATTAATCGGGGTTTGCTATACGCAAGGCAAAAAAAAGTAGAATTAGCCCTCTCTAACTATAACCGAGCCATTGAACTCGATCCTCAATCTGCATTAGCTTACAGTAATCGAGGTACGCTTTACGAACAACAAGAAAAAGATGATAAAGATGATTTAGCTCTCTCTGATTACAACCTGGCAATTAAACTCGATCCTAACTATGCTACTGCTTACTACAATCGGGGAAGTTTTTACTCGGATCGCGGAAAATTAGAATTAGCTCTAGCTGATTTCAATCGAGCCATCAAAATTAATCCTGAATATGCATTAGCTTACGATAATCGGGGTTTGCTCTACAATGATCGGGGAAAAACCGAATTAGCTCTGGCTGATTATAATCAGGCAATCAAACTCGCTCCTGAATCTGCGTTGACATATAACAATCGGGGTGTGCTTTATGAACAACAAGGAAAAGATGATTTAGCCCTGGCTGATTTGAACCAGGCAATTAAACTCGCTCCTGAATATGCCAATGCTTACGTTAATCGAGGTAATCTCTACAAAGAGCAAGGAGAAGTAGAAACAGCTCTAGCTGACTACGATCGAGCCATTAAACTCGATCCTGAGAATGCTAATGCATATAACAGTCGAGGTGTGCTTTATGAACAACAAGGAAAAGATGATTTAGCCCTGCCTGATTTGAACCAGGCAATCAAACTCGCTCCTGAATATGCCAATGCTTATAGCAATCGAGGTGTGCTTTACCACGATCGAGAAGAAATCGAATTAGCTCTGGCTGACTACGATCGAGCTATTGAAATTAATCCTAACTATGCCGATGCTCACTTTAATCGAGGTAATCTCTACCAAGAGCAAGGGAAGGTAGAATTAGCCCTAGCTGACTATAAAAAGGCGATTAAAATCGATCCTAACTTGGCTCAAGCTTACTACAATCGGGGTCTTCTTTACTCTGACCAAGGAAAAGTAGAATTAGCCCTGGCTGACTTCAACCAAGCTATTCAACTAAATCCTAAATATGCTGATGCTTATAACAATCGGAGTGTACTTTACGCCAACCAAGGAAAAATAGACTTAGCTCTCTCCGACTTAAACCAAGCTATTCAATTTAATCCCAACTTGGCGAATGCCTACGGCAATCGAGGTACTATTTACTTCGAGGATGGAAAAACTGAATTAGCTCTCTCTGATTACAATCGAGCTATTAAAATTAATCCTGAATCTGTTGAGGCTCACTTTAATCGAGGTAATCTCTACAAAGAGCAAGGAGAAATCGAATTAGCTCTTTCTGATTACGATCGAGCCATCGAAATTAATCCTAACTTGGCTCAAGCTTACCTTACTCGAGGCGCACTTTATGCCAACCAAGGAAAAAGCGAATTAGCTCTCTCTGACTATGATCGAGCCATCGAAATTAATCCTAAATATGCCGATGCTTATATCAATCGGGGTAACTTTTACTATAACCAAGGAGAAGTAGAAACAGCTCTGACTGACTATGGTCGAGCAATTAAAATTAATCCTAATCTGGCTTTAGCTTATAACAATCGGGGTAATCTCTACAAAGAGCAAGGAAAAATCGAATTAGCTCTCTCTGACTACGATCGAGCCATCGAAATTAATCCTAACTATGCCGCTGCTCACTTTAATCGAGGTAATCTCTACAAAGAGCAAGGAAAAATCGAATTAGCTCTCTCTGACTACGATCAAGCCATCGAAATTAATCCTAACTTGGCTCAAGTTTACCTCAATCGGGGTATCGTTTACTATAACCAAGGAGAACTAGAAACAGCCCTGGCTGACTACGATCAAGCAATTAAAATTAATCCTAATTTGGCTTTAGCTTATAGCAATCGGGGTGTGCTTTACCATGATCGAGAAGAAATCGAATTAGCTCTGGCTGACTACGATCAAGCTATTGAAATTAATCCTAACTATGCCAATGCTCACTTTAATCGAGGTAATCTCTACAAAGAGCAAGGAGAAGTAGAAACAGCTCTAGCTGACTACGATCGAGCTATTAAAATTAATCCTAGCTTTGCTTCAGCTTACAATAATCGGGGTCATGTTTACTTCGATCAAGGAAAAACCGAATTAGCCCTCTCTGATTACAATCGGGCAATTCAACTCGATCCTGACCTTCCTAATCCCTATTTCCTTCGGGGAGAACTTTATACCAAGCAAGGAAAAACCGAATTAGCCCTAGCTGATTATAACCAAGCAATTAAACTCAATCCTGAATTTGCTGAAGCCTATGCTGGTTTAGGTAAGCTACAGATGAGCATGGGAAATAAGGAAACAGCGCGATCAAATTTGCAAAAAGCAGAACAGTTATTTATTTCTCAAGATAAAACTGCCGAGGCGGAAAAAGTGAATAATATTTTGAAAAAAATACCGTAA